One Setaria viridis chromosome 3, Setaria_viridis_v4.0, whole genome shotgun sequence DNA window includes the following coding sequences:
- the LOC117848473 gene encoding small ribosomal subunit protein uS4y, which yields MVHVSFYRNYGKTFKKPRRPYEKERLDAELKLVGEYGLRCKRELWRVQYALSRIRNAARHLLTLDEKNPRRIFEGEALLRRMNRYGLLAEGQNKLDYVLALTAENFLARRLQTLVFKAGMAKSIHHARVLIKQRHIRVGRQIVNVPSFMVRVESEKHIDFSLSSPFGGGPPGRVKRKNQNKATGGGGDGGDEDEE from the exons ATGGTGCACGTCAGCTTCTACCGCAACT ATGGTAAGACATTCAAGAAGCCAAGGCGTCCTTATGAGAAGGAGCGTCTTGATGCTGAACTGAAGCTCGTCGGTGAGTACGGGCTGAGGTGCAAGCGTGAGCTGTGGAGGGTCCAGTATGCTCTGAGCAGGATCCGTAATGCTGCGAGGCACTTGCTCACACTTGATGAGAAGAACCCCCGCCGTATCTTTGAGGGTGAGGCGCTGCTCCGCCGCATGAACCGCTATGGGTTGCTTGCTGAGGGTCAGAACAAGCTTGATTACGTCCTTGCCCTCACTGCTGAGAACTTCCTCGCAAGGCGCCTTCAGACTCTTGTCTTCAAGGCTGGCATGGCCAAGTCCATCCACCATGCTCGTGTCTTGATCAAGCAACGTCACATCAG GGTTGGCAGGCAAATTGTCAACGTCCCATCTTTCATGGTGAGGGTGGAGTCTGAGAAGCACATTGACTTTTCACTGTCAAGCCCGTTCGGTGGAGGCCCCCCAGGCAGGGTGAAGAGGAAGAACCAGAACAAGGCaactggtggtggcggcgatggtggtgatgaggatgaggagtgA
- the LOC117848472 gene encoding pentatricopeptide repeat-containing protein At2g13600, with translation MRHGGGGAALSPPCGHPHGGALPALLAGLARRATTPAAARQLQAQLLLRGLPLPARAAVALIAASPSPRHARAVFDSAVPAAPENVYLWTATIAAYARHASSSSSPSAAAEALALFQLMLRRGGARPNAFTASTVVRCCSARRTALEGLQVHGFLGKAGLGRSAHVGAALVDMYGNLGQVANARRVFGEIPARNVVVGNTMVACYVRAGDVAAAREVFDGMAGKDSISWNTMMTGYLRQGEAGVVRGLFEEMPERNVNSWNMMISACSEEGSWADAISVFNQMRLSGFEPDAATMAILMSSCAQLGSLSVAGQLHGILKKGHVEMNCHVQNSLADMYAKCGSISQAYLLFLETHPRDAVSYNVMITALAHHGHGREALQLFHEMAEEGLHPDSVTFLGVLSACAHAGLVHDGKHYFESMRTNYAIEQSLDHYACMVDLYGRAGLIEEAYFLVQTMPMKPHAGVWGALLNACRKHCQLEVGKIAARELITIEPRNPGTYVLLANTLARGQQWDFVEMVRQSMRGKGIDKTAGCSWVEVDSVVHEFLMGDFRHPNSDEIYSILEHLYLQPA, from the coding sequence ATGcgccacgggggcggcggcgcggcgctgtcACCGCCTTGCGGCCATCCGCATGGCGGCGCCCTCCCCGCGCTCCTGGCCGGCCTCGCCCGCCGAGCGAcgaccccggcggcggcaaggcaGCTCCAGGCGCAGCTCCTCCTCCGGGGCCTCCCgctccccgcccgcgccgccgtcgcgctcaTAGCCGCGTCCCCTTCGCCGCGCCACGCCCGCGCCGTCTTCGACagcgccgtccccgccgcccccgaGAATGTCTACCTCTGGaccgccaccatcgccgcctACGCCAGGCatgcctcgtcctcctcctcgccttcggcggccgcggaggcgctCGCGCTGTTCCAGCTCAtgctccggcgcggcggcgcgcgcccgaACGCCTTCACGGCGAGCACCGTCGTCAGGTGCTGCTCTGCACGGCGCACCGCCCTGGAAGGGCTCCAAGTGCACGGGTTCCTGGGGAAGGCCGGGCTGGGACGCTCTGCACACGTGGGCGCGGCGTTGGTGGACATGTATGGGAACCTTGGCCAGGTAGCTAACGCAAGGAGGGTGTTCGGCGAAATTCCTGCGAGGAACGTGGTGGTGGGGAACACCATGGTGGCGTGCTACGTCAGGGCTGGGGACGTGGCAGCTGCTCGGGAGGTGTTCGACGGGATGGCAGGCAAGGACTCAATCTCTTGGAACACAATGATGACGGGGTACCTGAGGCAGGGGGAGGCTGGTGTCGTGAGGGGGTTGTTCGAAGAGATGCCGGAGAGGAATGTGAACAGCTGGAACATGATGATTTCTGCTTGCTCGGAGGAGGGGTCGTGGGCTGATGCGATTTCGGTGTTCAATCAGATGCGTCTTTCAGGTTTTGAACCTGACGCTGCGACGATGGCTATATTGATGTCTTCCTGTGCACAGCTTGGTTCTTTGTCGGTTGCGGGACAGTTGCATGGGATTTTGAAGAAGGGACATGTCGAGATGAACTGCCATGTGCAGAATTCGTTGGCTGACATGTACGCCAAGTGTGGTAGCATCAGCCAAGCTTATCTCTTGTTTCTAGAGACTCATCCAAGGGATGCAGTGTCTTACAATGTGATGATCACTGCTCTTGCACACCATGGGCATGGCAGAGAGGCACTTCAGCTCTTCCATGAGATGGCTGAGGAAGGGTTACATCCAGATTCCGTGACTTTTCTTGGTGTTTTATCAGCTTGTGCTCATGCCGGACTTGTTCATGACGGAAAGCACTACTTTGAGTCCATGAGGACAAATTATGCAATTGAGCAATCCCTGGATCACTATGCTTGCATGGTGGATCTTTATGGCAGAGCTGGTCTCATTGAAGAAGCATACTTCTTAGTGCAGACAATGCCAATGAAACCACATGCAGGAGTCTGGGGAGCCTTGCTCAATGCCTGTAGGAAGCATTGCCAACTTGAAGTTGGTAAGATCGCAGCGAGAGAACTCATTACAATTGAACCCAGGAACCCTGGAACCTATGTACTCCTTGCAAATACTTTGGCTCGTGGTCAGCAATGGGACTTTGTTGAGATGGTGAGACAATCGATGAGAGGGAAGGGTATTGACAAAACCGCAGGGTGCAGCTGGGTTGAAGTGGACAGTGTTGTTCATGAGTTCTTGATGGGGGACTTCAGACACCCCAATTCTGATGAGATTTACAGTATCCTTGAGCATCTGTATCTTCAACCGGCTTAA
- the LOC117848773 gene encoding uncharacterized protein isoform X1 translates to MNFLYRTAAQPAPPAELPQIPEDALPKPATTLEGLIIAEDSYQPSPARSEDGAVNNGPGDVGADSAPLASKSPVQLGTHTDVAEDEGWITIPYKRLPDNWNDVSEMVQLRPLDRSFLFPGEQVHVLACLSASKQDTQVISPFRIAAVMSKNGNSLQHSTDKSSPVNANGRDNGTTGENGCQDVDSDMQSVELNGEASPSEHDILETQSRLQMEDQKQQIELMLRRFRESNFFVRIAESDEPLWSKKRATATKMADGRSDSQGISKASRSNVYNTISDKGIFDGSTSGGVARDTVKCYSLQNGDIVVVLQVNVGVNKLEDPVLEVLQFEKSISSSCMPENLVDGLSDSNDDPCRELLSWLLPLDRTLPPRSLAPPTLNPSASHKQSYSAPGSQIFNFRSYSMPSASSVQTANNTRPPPISENQEFMPENPAKTPDIINDGQLSFRGVPLEPERYSVRCGLEGVYLPGKRWQRKVEIIQPIEVHSFAAKCTMENLLCVTVKNIAPTHAKDIVVFIDAITIVFEEASKGGAPLSLPIASIEGGHGHSLPNLALRRGEEHSFILKPATKSSSERRTNNDAPPALSLPMMTGSTLNTTPKVGEPYVALGDQYAVLVSYRCNYTESKLFFKQATTWRPSAASDIMISVSSELSMRNPSLGARVPKLPVQVLTLEATNMTSENLTLTVLAPEASGSSSVVSLNSAPTTPNGSYDGVNESAKRSGLGKQEIGFRRLNSVLATSPKESDNGGNRISNASGCTHLWLQSAVPLGCVPPRSSTTVKLELLPLSDGIITLDTLQITAREKGLAYIPEHSLEIHATSGISS, encoded by the exons ATGAATTTCCTCTACCGGACTGCTGCGCAGCCTGCGCCGCCTGCTGAGCTGCCACAGATTCCAGAGGATGCGTTGCCAAAGCCAGCCACAACGCTGGAGGGTCTCATCATCGCGGAGGACTCGTACCAGCCCTCCCCCGCCCGCAGCGAAGATGGAGCTGTTAACAATGGGCCTGGGGATGTTGGTGCGGATTCTGCGCCTCTAGCTTCGAAGAGTCCGGTGCAGCTGGGGACTCACACTGATGTCGCGGAGGACGAAGGATGGATCACAATTCCATACA AGAGGCTCCCTGATAATTGGAATGATGTTTCAGAAATGGTGCAGCTGCGGCCTTTGGACCGCTCCTTCCTTTTTCCAG GCGAGCAGGTTCATGTACTGGCATGCCTGTCAGCTTCTAAGCAAGATACACAGGTTATATCCCCCTTCAGAATTGCTGCGGTGATGTCTAAGAATGGAAATTCTTTGCAACACTCCACGGATAAATCTAGTCCTGTCAATGCAAATGGTCGTGATAATGGAACAACTGGGGAAAATGGCTGTCAGGATGTTGATAGTGATATGCAGAGTGTTGAACTCAATGGTGAAGCCTCTCCTTCAGAACATGATATTTTGGAGACTCAATCTCGCCTTCAGATGGAAGATCAAAAACAGCAAATAGAACTTATGCTGCGAAGATTCAGAGAATCCAATTTTTTTGTGCGGATCGCTGAGTCAGATGAACCTCTGTGGTCCAAAAAAAGAGCAACTGCAACTAAGATGGCAGATGGAAGGTCAGATAGCCAAGGAATTAGTAAGGCTTCAAGGAGTAATGTTTACAACACCATTTCTGATAAAGGAATTTTTGATGGTAGCACATCTGGGGGAGTCGCTCGAGATACTGTGAAGTGTTATTCTCTGCAGAATGGAGACATAGTG GTTGTTTTGCAAGTTAATGTTGGTGTTAACAAACTGGAAGATCCTGTGCTTGAAGTTCTTCAGTTTGAGAAAAGTATATCAAGCAGTTGCATGCCTGAGAATCTTGTGGATGGACTTTCTGACAGTAATGATGATCCATGTCGGGAGCTGCTTAGTTGGTTGCTGCCTTTAGATCGCACATTACCGCCTCGTTCTTTAGCGCCCCCTACTCTCAATCCAAGTGCATCACACAAGCAATCTTACTCTGCTCCTGGGTCTCAAATATTTAACTTCAGAAGCTACTCCATGCCTTCAGCTTCTTCTGTTCAGACAGCTAACAACACAAGACCACCACCAATATCTGAAAATCAAGAATTTATGCCTGAAAATCCTGCAAAAACTCCTGATATTATAAATGATGGACAGCTTTCGTTTAGAGGAGTTCCTTTGGAACCTGAAAGGTATTCTGTACGTTGTGGTCTAGAAGGCGTGTATCTACCGGGGAAAAGATGGCAGAGAAAAGTTGAAATCATTCAACCAATTGAGGTTCATTCTTTTGCTGCAAAATGTACCATGGAAAATCTTCTGTGTGTCACAGTAAAG AACATTGCTCCTACTCATGCGAAAGATATAGTTGTATTCATTGATGCGATTACTATCGTATTTGAGGAGGCATCCAAAGGAGGTGCTCCTTTGTCATTACCAATTGCTAGTATTGAGGGTGGACATGGTCACAGCTTACCAAATCTAGCACTCAG GAGGGGTGAGGAGCACTCTTTTATTCTCAAGCCAGCAACTAAGTCCTCAAGCGAACGGAGGACCAACAATGATGCACCTCCGGCTTTGTCACTCCCAATGATGACCGGTTCTACTTTAAATACTACACCAAAGGTTGGTGAGCCCTATGTTGCTCTAGGTGACCAGTATGCTGTACTGGTATCTTACCGCTGCAATTACACAG AATCGAAACTTTTTTTCAAGCAAGCCACAACCTGGCGACCCTCTGCAGCTAGTGATATTATGATTTCTGTATCATCCGAACTGTCTATGCGAAATCCTAGCCTTGGTGCTCGAGTTCCTAAACTCCCTGTGCAG GTATTAACCCTTGAAGCTACCAATATGACATCCGAAAACCTTACGTTAACTGTCCTTGCTCCCGAAGCATCTGGTTCTTCTTCAGTTGTGTCCTTGAACTCAGCTCCAACTACGCCAAATGGTTCTTATGATGGTGTTAATGAGTCAGCAAAAAGATCTGGGTTGGGAAAGCAGGAAATTGGCTTTCGAAGATTGAATTCTGTCCTGGCTACGTCTCCAAAAGAAAGTGACAATGGAGGAAATAGAATAAGTAATGCTTCAGGCTGCACTCATCTGTGGTTGCAAAGTGCAGTGCCCCTAGG GTGTGTTCCTCCTCGTTCGAGCACCACCGTCAAACTTGAACTTCTTCCATTATCGGACGGGATCATTACACTAGATACACTTCAAATAACTGCAAGGGAGAAAG GCCTTGCCTACATTCCGGAGCACTCGTTGGAGATACATGCTACTTCTGGCATTTCATCTTGA
- the LOC117848773 gene encoding uncharacterized protein isoform X2, producing MSRRTKDGSQFHTRGSLIIGMMFQKWCSCGLWTAPSFFQLSGEQVHVLACLSASKQDTQVISPFRIAAVMSKNGNSLQHSTDKSSPVNANGRDNGTTGENGCQDVDSDMQSVELNGEASPSEHDILETQSRLQMEDQKQQIELMLRRFRESNFFVRIAESDEPLWSKKRATATKMADGRSDSQGISKASRSNVYNTISDKGIFDGSTSGGVARDTVKCYSLQNGDIVVVLQVNVGVNKLEDPVLEVLQFEKSISSSCMPENLVDGLSDSNDDPCRELLSWLLPLDRTLPPRSLAPPTLNPSASHKQSYSAPGSQIFNFRSYSMPSASSVQTANNTRPPPISENQEFMPENPAKTPDIINDGQLSFRGVPLEPERYSVRCGLEGVYLPGKRWQRKVEIIQPIEVHSFAAKCTMENLLCVTVKNIAPTHAKDIVVFIDAITIVFEEASKGGAPLSLPIASIEGGHGHSLPNLALRRGEEHSFILKPATKSSSERRTNNDAPPALSLPMMTGSTLNTTPKVGEPYVALGDQYAVLVSYRCNYTESKLFFKQATTWRPSAASDIMISVSSELSMRNPSLGARVPKLPVQVLTLEATNMTSENLTLTVLAPEASGSSSVVSLNSAPTTPNGSYDGVNESAKRSGLGKQEIGFRRLNSVLATSPKESDNGGNRISNASGCTHLWLQSAVPLGCVPPRSSTTVKLELLPLSDGIITLDTLQITAREKGLAYIPEHSLEIHATSGISS from the exons ATGTCGCGGAGGACGAAGGATGGATCACAATTCCATACA AGAGGCTCCCTGATAATTGGAATGATGTTTCAGAAATGGTGCAGCTGCGGCCTTTGGACCGCTCCTTCCTTTTTCCAG TTATCAGGCGAGCAGGTTCATGTACTGGCATGCCTGTCAGCTTCTAAGCAAGATACACAGGTTATATCCCCCTTCAGAATTGCTGCGGTGATGTCTAAGAATGGAAATTCTTTGCAACACTCCACGGATAAATCTAGTCCTGTCAATGCAAATGGTCGTGATAATGGAACAACTGGGGAAAATGGCTGTCAGGATGTTGATAGTGATATGCAGAGTGTTGAACTCAATGGTGAAGCCTCTCCTTCAGAACATGATATTTTGGAGACTCAATCTCGCCTTCAGATGGAAGATCAAAAACAGCAAATAGAACTTATGCTGCGAAGATTCAGAGAATCCAATTTTTTTGTGCGGATCGCTGAGTCAGATGAACCTCTGTGGTCCAAAAAAAGAGCAACTGCAACTAAGATGGCAGATGGAAGGTCAGATAGCCAAGGAATTAGTAAGGCTTCAAGGAGTAATGTTTACAACACCATTTCTGATAAAGGAATTTTTGATGGTAGCACATCTGGGGGAGTCGCTCGAGATACTGTGAAGTGTTATTCTCTGCAGAATGGAGACATAGTG GTTGTTTTGCAAGTTAATGTTGGTGTTAACAAACTGGAAGATCCTGTGCTTGAAGTTCTTCAGTTTGAGAAAAGTATATCAAGCAGTTGCATGCCTGAGAATCTTGTGGATGGACTTTCTGACAGTAATGATGATCCATGTCGGGAGCTGCTTAGTTGGTTGCTGCCTTTAGATCGCACATTACCGCCTCGTTCTTTAGCGCCCCCTACTCTCAATCCAAGTGCATCACACAAGCAATCTTACTCTGCTCCTGGGTCTCAAATATTTAACTTCAGAAGCTACTCCATGCCTTCAGCTTCTTCTGTTCAGACAGCTAACAACACAAGACCACCACCAATATCTGAAAATCAAGAATTTATGCCTGAAAATCCTGCAAAAACTCCTGATATTATAAATGATGGACAGCTTTCGTTTAGAGGAGTTCCTTTGGAACCTGAAAGGTATTCTGTACGTTGTGGTCTAGAAGGCGTGTATCTACCGGGGAAAAGATGGCAGAGAAAAGTTGAAATCATTCAACCAATTGAGGTTCATTCTTTTGCTGCAAAATGTACCATGGAAAATCTTCTGTGTGTCACAGTAAAG AACATTGCTCCTACTCATGCGAAAGATATAGTTGTATTCATTGATGCGATTACTATCGTATTTGAGGAGGCATCCAAAGGAGGTGCTCCTTTGTCATTACCAATTGCTAGTATTGAGGGTGGACATGGTCACAGCTTACCAAATCTAGCACTCAG GAGGGGTGAGGAGCACTCTTTTATTCTCAAGCCAGCAACTAAGTCCTCAAGCGAACGGAGGACCAACAATGATGCACCTCCGGCTTTGTCACTCCCAATGATGACCGGTTCTACTTTAAATACTACACCAAAGGTTGGTGAGCCCTATGTTGCTCTAGGTGACCAGTATGCTGTACTGGTATCTTACCGCTGCAATTACACAG AATCGAAACTTTTTTTCAAGCAAGCCACAACCTGGCGACCCTCTGCAGCTAGTGATATTATGATTTCTGTATCATCCGAACTGTCTATGCGAAATCCTAGCCTTGGTGCTCGAGTTCCTAAACTCCCTGTGCAG GTATTAACCCTTGAAGCTACCAATATGACATCCGAAAACCTTACGTTAACTGTCCTTGCTCCCGAAGCATCTGGTTCTTCTTCAGTTGTGTCCTTGAACTCAGCTCCAACTACGCCAAATGGTTCTTATGATGGTGTTAATGAGTCAGCAAAAAGATCTGGGTTGGGAAAGCAGGAAATTGGCTTTCGAAGATTGAATTCTGTCCTGGCTACGTCTCCAAAAGAAAGTGACAATGGAGGAAATAGAATAAGTAATGCTTCAGGCTGCACTCATCTGTGGTTGCAAAGTGCAGTGCCCCTAGG GTGTGTTCCTCCTCGTTCGAGCACCACCGTCAAACTTGAACTTCTTCCATTATCGGACGGGATCATTACACTAGATACACTTCAAATAACTGCAAGGGAGAAAG GCCTTGCCTACATTCCGGAGCACTCGTTGGAGATACATGCTACTTCTGGCATTTCATCTTGA